The following coding sequences lie in one Pseudomonas svalbardensis genomic window:
- a CDS encoding toxin VasX translates to MTTPTSTGKSPNNVAKSRDDGKCALSGCSLMKAKIQLIPLRYGLVERLDPSSALAMPYKTTSRPLGIRLIRDGWLYVIVDKKPQAVMHEYRIQNGIVTQLLWEKCEITANKRESNVGEAVLVFPRLSKLYVNYSEVQWTAAKCAQVIKHKSEREYFMQAVDLTNTDPEKGAANLLTPSQAEKWIAEVAEQPSKEPAVTGAKPEESQDYLWEQASHFKKTQLGALKKQVKAENERDHLYLVIQDDLGVLRDLAEHQDLVTGWISNWSDAEANQKKYVFGCYIESLYTVTGETILNAAQGDPRFAKLKDETSEDQRQSIVDYVNVKNQTQYSGAGTHRGAIAASKSRMRTSLGPLHSKYEDLIETIEDNADDALDGAKMGQQGINDLIDRPAMEAFLKQQRAQLSRWNKRLDLISDDRANLISEERFQRSAWYFDPKFGDQLNTTLATEYACMRDICRTDKATEKLADLMEKQPGFTVPTFFTLSLTDQKDMHAKVTSFIKSLRDTYMVKDDYQGAQALSGKFGNLLTQNLAAAMQLSENGIVLGQLRDTAYEPAKQLRLAGALDEAMQALRSGQPLDPAKVLRRIPGSAWIDVLRAFGKGGITLEFASANQIAAFKADMAKLTDLRQQMTSLKKQIRQTLADERKGRSPKGGYKTLVSRRKAIQQTVAPLEGRVAQAMSPVGDGPGKAAFKIKGLNNAQVLEFERMADDYRLKRPSKGISKAVFASAGGDLFSSAAAILQIISFTAVYSEFARKKEADFSDKLAVANALFSMIGGTIAAAQGIAITGLSVAIENYASAAAKIGLAAKLGKITGVLGPFSYLFGAIAAGTGLYGEKGSAARWTEALRSGDGAKLAGASMTLAGDSGQLVVNGWATARTVQYTFEAMTNVSQARALAWVTAGGKLLSVAARANLIGLVLTGLQLGGEWLYNRNNKTELDKWLLKGPWGKQSANRSLAEERLMLANITAAPQIALQQINSKPMAVLSVPGMTANDLEDVSLGLSAYWLTNHQRNDWEAWSEPLLYQLNLLGAPGEPLKLGLEIFQHEANAQHGLAVVLRYHPVAGDKSFREKRFETTTLNAQNGKLLQSVSVLRTRTTDAPWLLVTSDSL, encoded by the coding sequence ATGACAACGCCCACATCGACCGGCAAAAGCCCGAACAACGTTGCAAAAAGCCGGGACGACGGCAAGTGTGCCCTGAGCGGCTGCTCGCTGATGAAGGCCAAAATCCAGCTCATCCCTCTCCGTTATGGCCTGGTTGAACGACTCGACCCATCCAGTGCACTGGCCATGCCGTACAAAACCACCTCACGTCCTCTGGGAATTCGCTTGATCCGCGACGGCTGGCTCTACGTCATCGTCGACAAGAAACCTCAAGCCGTCATGCACGAATACCGAATCCAGAACGGCATCGTGACCCAACTGCTGTGGGAAAAATGCGAAATCACCGCCAACAAACGCGAAAGCAACGTGGGCGAAGCCGTGCTGGTCTTCCCGCGTTTGAGCAAGCTCTACGTCAACTACTCCGAAGTGCAATGGACCGCCGCCAAATGCGCGCAGGTCATCAAGCACAAATCCGAGCGTGAATACTTCATGCAGGCAGTGGACCTGACCAACACTGATCCGGAGAAAGGCGCGGCTAATCTGTTGACGCCAAGTCAGGCGGAAAAATGGATTGCGGAGGTTGCGGAGCAGCCGAGTAAAGAGCCGGCGGTTACGGGTGCCAAGCCTGAGGAAAGCCAGGACTATCTCTGGGAGCAAGCGTCGCACTTCAAGAAAACTCAGTTGGGCGCGCTCAAAAAGCAAGTCAAGGCAGAAAATGAGCGTGACCATCTGTACTTGGTCATACAGGATGACCTGGGCGTGCTGCGCGATCTCGCAGAGCATCAGGATTTGGTCACTGGCTGGATCAGTAACTGGAGTGACGCTGAAGCCAATCAAAAGAAGTATGTGTTTGGTTGCTACATCGAATCGTTGTACACCGTAACCGGCGAAACCATTCTGAATGCCGCCCAAGGCGACCCTCGTTTTGCCAAACTCAAGGACGAAACAAGCGAGGACCAGCGGCAATCGATCGTCGATTACGTCAACGTTAAAAATCAAACCCAATATTCCGGTGCAGGTACGCATCGTGGGGCTATTGCAGCTTCAAAGTCGCGAATGCGTACGAGTCTTGGACCTTTGCATTCCAAGTATGAAGACCTGATCGAGACCATCGAAGACAACGCGGATGACGCGCTCGACGGCGCGAAAATGGGACAACAGGGCATCAACGATCTGATCGATCGGCCCGCTATGGAAGCCTTCCTGAAACAGCAACGCGCTCAACTCAGTCGTTGGAACAAACGTCTAGATCTGATCAGTGACGATCGCGCGAATCTGATCAGTGAAGAACGCTTCCAACGCTCAGCCTGGTATTTCGACCCCAAATTTGGCGATCAACTCAACACAACTCTCGCTACTGAATACGCCTGTATGAGAGACATTTGCCGGACAGATAAAGCGACTGAAAAGCTTGCCGATCTGATGGAGAAACAGCCGGGTTTTACCGTACCTACCTTCTTCACATTGAGCTTGACTGATCAGAAGGACATGCACGCCAAGGTCACATCTTTCATCAAGTCCCTGCGCGATACCTATATGGTCAAGGACGACTACCAGGGTGCCCAGGCACTCAGCGGAAAATTTGGCAATTTGCTCACTCAGAATCTCGCAGCAGCAATGCAATTGAGTGAAAACGGCATTGTGCTCGGTCAGTTGCGCGACACGGCATATGAGCCGGCAAAGCAATTGCGCCTGGCAGGAGCGCTGGATGAGGCCATGCAAGCGCTACGTAGTGGCCAGCCGCTAGATCCAGCAAAAGTATTGCGCCGAATTCCTGGCTCGGCCTGGATAGATGTTCTGCGTGCCTTTGGTAAGGGGGGTATTACGTTGGAGTTTGCCTCTGCAAATCAAATTGCCGCGTTCAAAGCTGATATGGCCAAACTGACAGATCTGCGCCAGCAAATGACTTCGCTGAAAAAACAGATTCGGCAAACCCTGGCTGATGAACGTAAAGGCCGGTCACCTAAAGGCGGTTACAAAACCTTGGTATCTCGCCGCAAAGCCATTCAACAAACTGTCGCTCCACTTGAAGGGCGGGTAGCTCAGGCCATGAGTCCTGTTGGTGACGGACCGGGTAAGGCTGCCTTCAAGATCAAAGGGCTTAACAATGCTCAGGTGCTTGAGTTTGAGCGGATGGCCGATGACTATCGGCTCAAGCGTCCTTCCAAAGGAATAAGCAAGGCGGTTTTCGCATCAGCTGGAGGGGATTTGTTTTCTTCAGCTGCAGCGATTCTGCAAATTATCAGCTTTACAGCTGTTTATAGTGAATTTGCTAGAAAAAAAGAGGCGGATTTCTCCGATAAATTAGCTGTAGCAAATGCTCTTTTTTCAATGATTGGGGGGACTATTGCCGCTGCCCAAGGAATTGCCATTACCGGCCTTTCTGTCGCAATTGAAAACTATGCGAGTGCTGCAGCTAAAATCGGATTAGCCGCCAAGTTAGGCAAAATTACAGGCGTATTGGGGCCGTTTTCATACCTTTTTGGCGCTATTGCCGCAGGCACCGGTTTGTACGGTGAAAAAGGGTCTGCTGCTAGGTGGACCGAAGCTTTACGGTCAGGCGATGGCGCCAAGCTAGCTGGGGCTAGCATGACGCTAGCTGGAGACTCCGGCCAACTAGTTGTCAATGGCTGGGCGACCGCACGAACAGTTCAATATACGTTTGAAGCTATGACGAATGTAAGCCAGGCGCGCGCTCTTGCGTGGGTTACGGCTGGTGGTAAGTTGCTCAGCGTCGCCGCACGGGCCAACCTGATTGGCCTAGTCCTGACAGGACTCCAATTGGGTGGTGAATGGCTATACAACCGTAATAACAAGACCGAACTGGATAAATGGTTGCTTAAAGGTCCTTGGGGCAAGCAGAGCGCAAACCGAAGTCTTGCGGAGGAGCGTTTGATGCTAGCAAATATTACTGCCGCTCCGCAGATAGCCCTACAACAAATAAACAGCAAGCCCATGGCCGTCTTGAGCGTGCCGGGGATGACAGCCAATGATCTGGAGGATGTCAGTCTCGGCCTCAGTGCTTACTGGCTAACTAACCATCAGCGCAATGACTGGGAAGCGTGGAGCGAACCGTTGCTGTATCAACTCAATCTGCTAGGTGCCCCGGGCGAACCTCTCAAGCTTGGCTTGGAAATATTCCAACACGAAGCTAACGCCCAGCATGGCCTTGCCGTCGTTTTACGCTACCACCCCGTAGCCGGTGATAAATCTTTCCGAGAGAAGCGATTCGAAACCACGACCCTAAACGCGCAGAATGGCAAGCTGCTTCAATCAGTATCTGTGTTAAGAACGCGTACCACGGATGCCCCTTGGTTGCTAGTAACTAGCGACTCCCTGTAG
- a CDS encoding DUF4123 domain-containing protein has product MLKSDWPLENGLPQGLPWNGTVGLLLDGVSVEKLPQHLYQWSDNPVFEPLYLGTPWAELGDVSPCLVQINTQNNPILAKFLAEPRQEWGYLVFSDQPWAQMVEHFRWLTSVMHPQGEEVLLRVADPAVAHALLSHAESIKDPTLFGPCSQMVTADAALGCWHINQRPGKAPEPNHSKRYRLSDEQLSQLDEVNFRSIVLRLDQHMHEYFPSYQVQATPLQRWEHLHALASTSYDRGFNTELDITLYANIHGFLGERALEEHPDLDAILKTPSEQTPAQRLEQVADIAQERAETLLRSQG; this is encoded by the coding sequence ATGCTTAAGTCAGATTGGCCGCTGGAAAATGGGTTGCCTCAAGGCCTGCCGTGGAATGGCACCGTCGGTTTGCTACTGGATGGCGTCAGCGTCGAGAAACTGCCTCAACACCTTTATCAATGGTCGGATAATCCGGTTTTCGAGCCACTCTACCTTGGCACCCCGTGGGCTGAACTGGGTGACGTTTCGCCGTGCCTTGTCCAGATAAACACCCAGAACAATCCCATTCTCGCGAAGTTTCTGGCTGAGCCCCGCCAGGAGTGGGGCTACCTGGTGTTCAGCGATCAACCCTGGGCACAAATGGTCGAGCACTTCCGCTGGCTGACCAGCGTCATGCACCCTCAGGGTGAAGAAGTCCTGCTGCGCGTCGCCGACCCTGCCGTGGCCCACGCATTGCTCAGCCACGCCGAGAGCATCAAGGACCCTACCCTGTTCGGCCCGTGCTCGCAGATGGTCACCGCCGACGCGGCTCTGGGCTGCTGGCACATCAACCAGCGACCGGGCAAAGCTCCCGAGCCCAACCACAGCAAACGCTACCGCTTGAGCGACGAACAACTCAGCCAACTGGACGAAGTGAATTTCCGCAGCATCGTCCTGCGCCTCGACCAACACATGCACGAATACTTTCCGTCCTATCAGGTACAAGCGACCCCTCTGCAACGCTGGGAACACCTGCATGCATTGGCTTCGACTTCATATGATCGAGGCTTCAACACCGAGCTAGACATCACCCTCTACGCCAACATTCACGGGTTTCTCGGTGAGCGAGCGCTGGAGGAGCATCCGGACCTGGATGCAATACTGAAGACCCCTTCGGAACAAACGCCCGCGCAGCGACTCGAACAGGTCGCTGATATTGCCCAGGAACGGGCTGAAACCCTGCTAAGGAGCCAAGGATGA
- the tssI gene encoding type VI secretion system Vgr family protein yields the protein MFAPANQTHFALTIEGLSSDFQVFSLQGREAISQPFVFEVELVSEQPSLDLETLLHKPAFLQLSPDGSGIHGQIYRAAQGDSGKRLTRYAVTLRPQLSYLAHRINQRIFQNLSVPKIIGSVLEEHGIQSNAYEFKVGAIYPERIYCVQYDESDLQFVQRLCEEEGIHYHFQHSATAHKLVFGDDQTVFPKLAPVAYQQDSGMVANDPVIKRFDLRLETRTSRTTRRDYDFEKPRLTLESENRGDALPDLEDYDYPGRFIDRERGKHLAKRALERHRSDFRLAEGKSDQPLLVSGHFLALTQHPKAKWNDLWLLTEILHEGKQPQVLEESVTSDTTNLKDDFHQGYRNRFQATPWDVPNRPPLTQKKPRILGSQSAVVTGPKGEEIHCDQYGRVKVQFHWDREGQADDKTSCWLRVSSAWAGAHYGGIAIPRIGMEVLVTFLEGDPDQPLISGCLYHKENVVPYALPANKTRSTFKTLSSPGGGGYNELRIEDKKGQEQIFLHAQRDWDENVEHDQKIRVGNERHDTVEKNSYSEFKAEEHHTVYADRKVETRANDHLTVGVNQHIKVGTGQFIEAGQEIHLSSGMKVVLEAGSELTLKGGGSFIKIDGSGVTLSGPVINMNSGGSPGNGTGAAPLLPGPLKQADADKAGQLLVPAQRQALMQKKPICAICEKAKLEAQNA from the coding sequence ATGTTCGCGCCGGCCAATCAAACTCACTTTGCCCTGACCATCGAAGGTCTTTCCAGCGACTTCCAGGTTTTCTCCCTGCAAGGTCGGGAAGCCATCAGCCAGCCTTTTGTGTTTGAGGTGGAGCTGGTCAGTGAACAGCCGTCCCTGGACCTCGAGACCCTGCTGCACAAACCAGCCTTTTTGCAGCTCTCGCCTGACGGCAGCGGCATCCATGGCCAGATCTACCGCGCCGCCCAGGGTGATTCCGGCAAGCGCCTGACCCGCTACGCGGTGACCCTGCGCCCGCAACTGTCTTACCTGGCGCACCGCATCAACCAACGCATCTTCCAGAACCTCAGCGTGCCGAAAATCATCGGCAGCGTCCTCGAAGAGCACGGCATCCAAAGCAACGCCTACGAATTCAAAGTCGGGGCGATTTATCCCGAGCGCATCTACTGCGTTCAGTACGATGAATCGGACCTGCAGTTCGTCCAGCGTCTGTGCGAGGAAGAAGGTATCCACTACCACTTTCAGCACAGCGCCACGGCCCACAAACTGGTGTTCGGCGATGACCAGACGGTGTTCCCGAAACTCGCCCCTGTGGCCTACCAGCAAGACTCCGGCATGGTCGCCAACGACCCGGTGATCAAGCGCTTCGACCTGCGCCTGGAAACCCGCACCAGCCGCACCACCCGCCGCGACTACGACTTCGAAAAACCGCGCCTGACGCTGGAAAGCGAAAACCGTGGCGACGCCCTGCCCGACCTCGAAGACTACGACTACCCCGGCCGCTTCATCGACCGCGAACGCGGCAAGCACCTGGCCAAACGCGCCCTCGAACGCCACCGCAGTGACTTCCGGCTCGCCGAAGGCAAAAGCGATCAGCCGTTGCTGGTCAGCGGCCACTTCCTGGCCCTGACCCAACACCCGAAAGCCAAATGGAACGACCTGTGGCTGCTGACCGAAATCCTCCACGAAGGCAAACAGCCGCAAGTGCTGGAAGAGTCGGTCACCAGCGACACCACCAATCTGAAAGATGATTTCCACCAGGGCTACCGCAACCGCTTCCAGGCCACCCCGTGGGATGTGCCGAACCGTCCGCCCCTGACGCAAAAGAAACCGCGCATCCTCGGCAGCCAAAGCGCCGTGGTCACCGGGCCCAAGGGTGAAGAGATCCACTGCGACCAATACGGTCGCGTCAAAGTGCAATTCCACTGGGACCGCGAAGGTCAGGCCGACGACAAGACCAGCTGCTGGCTGCGCGTCTCCTCCGCCTGGGCCGGCGCCCATTACGGCGGCATCGCCATCCCGCGCATCGGCATGGAAGTGCTCGTCACCTTCCTCGAAGGCGACCCCGACCAACCGCTGATCAGCGGCTGCCTGTACCACAAGGAAAACGTCGTCCCGTACGCCCTGCCGGCGAACAAAACCCGCAGCACCTTCAAAACCCTGAGCTCCCCCGGTGGCGGCGGTTACAACGAACTGCGCATCGAAGACAAAAAGGGCCAGGAACAAATCTTCCTGCACGCCCAGCGCGACTGGGACGAAAACGTCGAACACGACCAGAAAATCCGCGTCGGCAACGAACGCCACGACACCGTCGAGAAGAACAGCTACAGCGAATTCAAAGCCGAAGAACACCACACCGTCTACGCCGACCGCAAAGTCGAAACCCGCGCCAACGACCACCTCACCGTGGGCGTCAACCAGCACATCAAAGTCGGCACCGGCCAGTTCATCGAAGCCGGCCAGGAAATCCACCTGAGCAGCGGCATGAAAGTCGTGCTCGAAGCCGGCAGCGAACTGACCCTCAAGGGCGGCGGCAGCTTCATCAAGATTGATGGCAGCGGTGTGACGTTGAGCGGGCCGGTGATCAACATGAACTCCGGCGGGAGTCCGGGAAATGGGACGGGGGCGGCGCCATTGTTGCCGGGGCCGTTGAAGCAGGCGGATGCGGATAAGGCCGGCCAATTGTTGGTGCCCGCTCAGCGGCAAGCGTTGATGCAGAAGAAGCCAATCTGCGCGATCTGCGAGAAGGCCAAACTGGAGGCGCAAAATGCTTAA
- a CDS encoding Hcp family type VI secretion system effector, translating into MATPAYMSVTGEKQGLITAGAFTADSVGNTYQEGHEDQVMVQAFSHDVIIPRDPQSGQPTGQRVHKPVVITKVYDKASPLLQAALTSGERMSEIVIQWYRTSAQGTQEHYYTTKLEDAIIVAINNKMHNCQDPSNSHFTHLEEVQFTYRKITWTHEVSGTSGSDDWRQPVA; encoded by the coding sequence ATGGCTACACCAGCGTACATGTCCGTCACTGGCGAAAAACAAGGTCTGATCACTGCCGGCGCCTTCACCGCCGACTCGGTTGGCAACACCTACCAGGAAGGTCACGAAGACCAGGTCATGGTTCAGGCTTTCAGCCACGACGTGATCATCCCGCGTGACCCGCAGTCCGGCCAACCGACCGGTCAGCGCGTCCACAAGCCAGTCGTGATCACCAAGGTCTACGACAAGGCTTCGCCACTGCTGCAGGCGGCTCTGACCTCCGGCGAGCGCATGAGCGAAATCGTTATCCAGTGGTACCGCACTTCGGCTCAAGGTACCCAAGAGCACTACTACACCACCAAACTGGAAGACGCGATCATCGTCGCCATCAACAACAAAATGCACAACTGCCAGGACCCGTCGAACTCGCACTTCACTCACCTGGAAGAAGTGCAATTCACCTACCGCAAAATCACCTGGACCCACGAAGTATCCGGTACTTCGGGTTCCGATGACTGGCGTCAGCCGGTCGCCTAA
- a CDS encoding type 1 glutamine amidotransferase domain-containing protein: MKILMVLTSHDQLGDTGKKTGFWLEEFAAPYFAFKDAGAQLTLASPKGGQPPLDPKSDEPDAQTAATERFRKDPAAQSALASTALLSSARAEDYDAIFYPGGHGPLWDLVEDKISIALIEAFSQAGKPVAAVCHAPGVLRHVKGADGQPLVKGKRVTGFTNSEEEAVQLTNVVPFLVEDMLKEKGGVYSKGADWASYVLTDGLLITGQNPASSEAAAQELLAKLR; this comes from the coding sequence ATGAAAATCCTGATGGTTCTAACGTCACACGATCAATTGGGTGACACGGGTAAGAAAACCGGCTTTTGGCTGGAGGAATTCGCCGCACCGTATTTCGCCTTCAAGGACGCCGGCGCCCAGTTGACCCTGGCCTCGCCCAAGGGTGGTCAACCACCGCTGGACCCAAAAAGCGACGAGCCCGACGCGCAAACCGCAGCCACCGAGCGCTTTCGCAAAGACCCCGCCGCCCAGTCCGCATTGGCGTCTACCGCTCTGCTGAGCAGCGCGAGAGCTGAAGATTACGACGCTATTTTCTACCCGGGCGGCCATGGCCCGCTGTGGGATTTGGTCGAAGACAAAATTTCGATTGCTCTGATCGAGGCGTTTTCCCAGGCGGGCAAACCGGTCGCGGCCGTCTGCCACGCACCGGGTGTGTTGCGTCACGTCAAGGGCGCGGACGGTCAGCCGCTGGTCAAAGGCAAGCGCGTGACGGGGTTTACCAATTCTGAGGAGGAGGCTGTGCAACTGACGAATGTCGTGCCGTTTTTGGTGGAGGACATGCTTAAGGAGAAGGGTGGTGTCTATTCCAAAGGTGCTGACTGGGCGAGTTATGTGCTCACTGATGGTTTGCTGATTACCGGTCAGAATCCGGCTTCCTCTGAAGCAGCGGCACAAGAACTGTTGGCGAAGCTCCGCTAA
- a CDS encoding IS110 family transposase, with the protein MKKHTSIDQSLSSADLSACTTVAVDLAKHVFQLAGEDALGKVHYEQRIKSREAFYEFLRQLPPHVVVLMETGPGAQAWARQLQDQGNLARILPAGLVAKHRSGPKNDRNDALAILRAGRDEKICAVPVKSVAALAMQALHRARQGYVRRRTAVSNQMRGLLLEHGIALAQGDVAISQRIPRILEDATQPVPAMLRELIDELLAEWRHLGERINVLTGRLEVAANADKTAKRLMTVRGIGPITATALVAKETKPERFPNARMFAAYFGMVPDQHSSGKTIQLGDMTKRGDSYLRSLMIQGAHAVLQQLRPDSQQPDDRRLLRWMSRLGRKDAAVRLANRNLRIVWVLLQNDQTYRRQPADGQQATMSH; encoded by the coding sequence ATGAAAAAGCATACTTCGATTGATCAATCTTTGTCTTCTGCCGATTTATCGGCCTGCACTACCGTGGCGGTCGACCTGGCCAAGCATGTTTTCCAGCTCGCCGGCGAAGACGCCCTCGGCAAGGTGCATTATGAGCAGCGGATCAAGTCGCGCGAGGCGTTCTACGAGTTTCTCCGCCAGCTGCCGCCTCATGTCGTGGTCCTGATGGAGACCGGCCCGGGCGCTCAAGCTTGGGCCCGGCAGTTGCAGGATCAAGGCAACCTGGCGCGGATCCTTCCTGCCGGTCTGGTGGCCAAGCATCGCAGCGGCCCTAAAAATGATCGTAACGATGCGCTGGCAATCCTGCGTGCCGGTCGCGACGAAAAGATCTGCGCAGTGCCGGTCAAAAGTGTCGCAGCGCTGGCCATGCAGGCACTGCATCGCGCTCGTCAAGGTTACGTGCGTCGCCGCACCGCCGTGAGTAATCAGATGCGCGGCCTGCTGCTTGAGCACGGGATTGCGCTGGCACAGGGCGACGTCGCGATCAGCCAGAGAATCCCGCGGATATTGGAGGATGCCACTCAGCCGGTGCCTGCCATGTTGCGCGAACTGATCGACGAACTGTTGGCCGAGTGGCGCCATTTGGGCGAGCGCATCAACGTCCTGACGGGACGCCTGGAAGTGGCCGCGAACGCCGACAAGACAGCCAAACGGTTGATGACTGTGCGCGGTATCGGCCCAATCACCGCTACGGCGCTGGTGGCCAAGGAAACCAAGCCTGAGCGTTTTCCCAATGCTCGCATGTTCGCCGCGTACTTCGGCATGGTCCCTGATCAGCACAGCAGCGGGAAGACGATTCAACTGGGGGACATGACCAAGCGAGGCGATAGCTATTTGCGCAGCCTGATGATCCAGGGTGCCCACGCGGTATTGCAGCAGTTGCGACCTGATTCCCAACAGCCCGACGACCGCCGTTTGTTGCGCTGGATGAGCCGATTGGGCCGCAAGGACGCAGCGGTCAGGTTGGCCAATCGCAACCTGCGCATCGTCTGGGTGCTTTTACAGAATGACCAGACTTATCGTCGCCAGCCCGCCGACGGCCAGCAAGCGACGATGAGCCACTGA